TTCTGCCGAAAGCGTAATAGCAGCGCTTTGATAGTCAGCGTATGAAGCTTTTTCACGGAAGCGTTCGGCTTCTACCTGCGACCTGATCCGGCCCCAGAGGTCTACTTCATAGGCAGCATTCAGTCCGAAACGAATATTTTCACCTCCAACGAAATCTGGCTGAGGGCGGTTTATGGCACTTTGTACTGTAGCTTCTATGTCCGGGAGGAGGTTGGAGGTCTCTCTGTTTACCACGGCTCTGGCTGCCAGCAGTTGGTGCCATACACTTTCTAACTCAAAGTTAGAGGTCAGGGCGCTGTCCACCAGTGTATTGAGGTCAGGGTTTTCAAAAGAGGTCCACCATTTCTCCGGCATATGCTGATCGCCCGAATATGAAAATTCCTGAAGGGAATCTATTGGTAGGGAAGTCCCCGAGATTTTAGGAGAGCACCCAGCCACTGATGCAATTAAGGCAAAAACAGGAAGTATAAGCGTTATGTATGAGATAAATTGCATGATGCCGGATGTAAAATGGGTGTAGTTCCGGCTTACAGCGGGAACGTCCCCGTTTGAATAAGTATGATCATTTGTATGGTTAGCTTTAGAAGTTAGTATATCGGTTAATTTATATCATGCAAGTAGTACAGGCCATTGACGCCAGCCTGATCAATTATAACAGCCATATTATTAGTAACAAGGAAAAGTAAAAACCTTCCTGCAGGATAAGCCTGAAATCCAAAATGATAGATGTTTTTATAAGGCATTAGCTGTAAAAAATAGATTAAACATGTTCAAACTTGAACAATAAATTATTATATTGATAGGGTTGTATCATTTCCTTAAAACAATATTTTTTACCGTAAAAAGCCACAACCACCTATGAGTAAAAAAGATGAGATCATGCGCGTCGTCCGGGAATATGAGCAGGGCAAGAAAGGGACCAATGAAACTATAAAAAAGATCTTTGAGATATCCGGTCATGAAGTGGACCGGGATTACCTGGATAACTACTGGCGAAGTGAGGATTTGGAGAGTTTTGCCGGATTTCTTGCTATCGAAGAGATTTCAGACTGGGACCAAATTGATGACAGCAGGGCTTTGAGCCTAATCAGGGAAATGCTGAATGATCTAAACAATGATCCTGTTATTTATCGCAATTCCGAGGCGCTTGAGAGGAGGTTTAATAAACCTGAAGGGAAAATTACCAAACTTATTTTTGAGCAAAACATCACTGACCCGGAGGCTCTGCTGGTGGAGTTGAAAAAAAATACAACGATCCTTACCTGACGCTGAGGCTATTTAGTTTGATAAGCAGGGGCTTTGGTGAGGAGAATGGTCGAGAACAAGCGATACTGATATGTTCATTTTATCACTTGTAGTCACCAGGCCACCCAGCTTTTTAGGAGGCTCCAGCTTAAATTCTGAAGCATAAAAAACAAAATCTGCAGTGAGCACCTGCCTGCCATTTGCAAAGCTTTGACAGAACTCTACATCATCAAGTGTTTTATACTTACCCACTAACAATAGCTTAATACAGCCGGTTAACAAACCTTTGTCCTTTTCTTCAAGGCTCTGTACCTGAACCGTTACTTTCGGATATTCATCGGCCTTAAGGGTAGACCGGAAGTCTCTGTTTAAAAGAAAATTACCACACCTGAACGCTTCTACCGGGATGGTGAAGCTGTATGGAGAAAAAGGAAGGTTGTCAAAATATAAAGTGTCATTTACTCCTGATATTTCGTAATCGCAACTGAAACCTCCCAGAGAAGTATCACCATTGATAGTGATACTTCTTTTCTGAATAACTAAACATGATTCGGTTCCTACAGGTCCTGTCAGAGATACCAGGAGTAAAATGACACTTAAGATATTCATGGTCTTAGCTTAGAAACTTATGGCTGCTTCGATCATTACACCATTGAATTCACCACCCTGGTATTTGGAGCCATTCCAGCCGTCACCTTCATACTTTTGAGATACGTATTCAAACTTGGTTACAATGTTTTTGGTAAGGAACCAGCCACCGCCAATGTTTAAACGATTTATCTCCATAGTTGGTGTCCCATCTGCCATTTCGCCGGATACCGTATTGTACCGGCCTCCTACGTAAAGCTGATCCTGTCCGCCAAACCTGTAAATCACTTCACCTGCTACCTGTGTAAATGAGCCACTTCCCTGGTCGTCGCTGTTGCTGGCAACTTCATAAATGCCAAAGAACTCAAGACCTTTAAACTTTACGAAGGGGTTGATTTGAACGGCAGTTATTTCACTAAATCTTGGGTTAAACCTTCCTTCAAAGTCGTTTCCGTCTCCATCGATAGTGGTCATAATATTGTAATACCTGCTACCACCTCGGTCACCACCATACAAGTAACCTCCCGTAGACCTGCCTTTATTGATGTACCAGGAGCCTGTCAGGCGTAGTCTAAGGTCATCAGATATATGATCATCGTAACCCAGTTTTCCAAAGAAAGATGCTTTATTATCAGAATTGTCGTTTACAACAGTGCTTTGATTAAGTTTACCATTAGTTAAACCAACTACTCCAATGAAGCCGTTTTTCTGTATTGTAACTTCACCAAAAACCTCAGTTGAGAATGCATCCATAATATAATTACCTACAAAAGGGTTATAAATCGCTCTAGCGTTATCTGTTCTTCTGAAGTGTGCATCACCGTAGTTGAATTCATCGAGACCAACTTTTATGGTTGCTATTTCCATTAAACCTTCAAGAAATCCGGGCTTAATGAAATCAAGCTTGTCCATTTGCAGATAACCACCTTTTACCCATGACTCCTCATGGTGCCTTGCAGATAAATAAGTTCTTAAGTGCATTCTTACCCCATCATACAGCTGTACATCCAGATCCAGGTTAGCTGTAGGTAAATTAAAATTGCCACCAAGCTCCACCAATGTATCCGCCATACTGGTATTGTCCTGATCAACACCCTGAAACTGAATAGCGAAGTCACCACCGATTCTCACTTTAGTGCCTGTAAATTCCACCGTATCCTCTTTTGAAGATTCAAAAATGTTGAGCCCGTCCTGACCTGCCAGTCTGAAGAATTGCAGGTTTCTGCCTTGCTGAGCATTGGCTATAAAGCTCATGCCAATGAAGACAATTGCTAAAAGGTATTTGATTGATTTTTTCATGATTATTTAGTTTTGAATATAAGGTTAAAGCTTATAGTGATCTCATTTCCTGTTTTGACAGTGCCCAAAAGCGCTGTAGGAGGATCAATGTTAAAGTCTGTTAATTTCAGGTCTTTGTTGCCGACGAGTTTTACAGTGGATGCCGTAGTGTAGGCCTTGGCTTCAACGTTGACTGTTCTGGATTCTCCGGCAATGGTAAATGTGCCCGAGGCATCAACCAGGTAATAGTCACTTTTTTTGGCAATGCTTTTTATTTGTTTCAGGTTAAAAGTTATTTCTGGATGTTTTTTTGTTTTTAATGCCTTGTAAGCATTGTCGTCCATGCCTGACTTGCCACTTTTCAGCGTCTCCGCTTTCATGGATACAGTTAGGCTGGAAATATCCTTAAGCGTGCTGTTGTCTACCTCCATGATGGCAGTTCCTTCAGCGGTTTCCGTTGGCATTGTCCAGTCATGTAAAGTTGATGTTCCTGCTACTTCAAGTTTTTCAACAGTAGACAACTTATAGGTTGCCTGGCCTTTTACCCCTATACTTATAATCAGCGACGGGATTATGATGTACAGATATTTATTGAGAAATTTCATAACAGTACCTTTTTGATTCGTTTTAAATTCTGAAACAAAGCTATAGCTCGCTGCCTTCGTAAAACATGATGTATCTCAGTATAAAAGCTGTTTGTAGTCAGCTTGTTGGGGACGACTGTTAATCTATGGAGGGTTTGAAATTGTCTTTTTTGAATTTTACGAATAACTATTTAAATTAATTTAGTGGGCTATGTTAAAAAGGTAAGCTTTTGTGCATGATTTATGA
This region of Fulvivirga ulvae genomic DNA includes:
- a CDS encoding YceI family protein, which encodes MKFLNKYLYIIIPSLIISIGVKGQATYKLSTVEKLEVAGTSTLHDWTMPTETAEGTAIMEVDNSTLKDISSLTVSMKAETLKSGKSGMDDNAYKALKTKKHPEITFNLKQIKSIAKKSDYYLVDASGTFTIAGESRTVNVEAKAYTTASTVKLVGNKDLKLTDFNIDPPTALLGTVKTGNEITISFNLIFKTK